The Fluviispira sanaruensis sequence ATAAGTCAATGATTCGAGATGCTCGATAGGGTGCTGTCTTGCAATGTGGAGTGAGTGAATAAGGATAGTTGTTTGAAACAACTTTATTATTCGCTGATACGACAAAGCCTTTAGACGGATTCATCGTATGCGGCATCTCTTCAAAGGGGATAAAACTCTTCCATTCAAATTCTTTTTTACTTTCAATTGGATACAATCCAGACCACTGATCGCGAATTGGAATTTTCCCTGCTAAATAATACCCTATATTCCCATTGTTATCTGCATAGACATAATTTTGTGCAGGAACTACAAAATAGCTTAGAGCATTTTTAAAACTATCCCAATTTTTTGTATAATTAAGCAAAATAAATGAATGCAATGTTGTATCTTTTTCTAAAAAACCAGTCCATTTTAATGCAACTTTCTTGCCAACTCGTCTGGCTTCAGTGATATCACTGATTATTGGGCCATGTGGACTTATTTCAATTGGAAAAATAACATCGTTACTATTTTTTACTTTTATAACTTCATTAATAGTAGTTATGTCCTTGTCATCAGATTCTATATAAAGATCTTGTGCATCAATACATCCGTTGGTGACTCCCCAAGCAATAAATTGATTGTGTCCAATAATGACACCAGGTAAGCCAGGCAGAGTGGCTCCAATACTATGAAAGTTTTTCGTTTTTATATCTGCTAAGTACCATAGTAATGGAGAAGCAATTGATAAATGTGGGTCATTTGCTAAAATAGGTTTATTTGTATTTGTTAACTTGCCTGAGACAACCCAATTATTTGATCCTTTGCCTGGGGGAGAAGCTTTATTAAATTCTTTATTTGGGTAAATATCTTGTTTCCTAAATTTGCCAAAATAATTTTCTTTCTCGAGATAATTTTGAGTCATTTTTTTAGTTAAATTTATTTCACTATCTTGCAATACAAGAGGAGCACTGTCAGGATATTCCGGAGAAAATATGCTCATTTTCTCTCGTCCATATAAAGAAGCTATAATATGATTTAAAATTTTGTCCCGCCATGTTTCGTTTAAATCCCAAGCCATCATTTTCTGAAATGATATGCTATCTACATTTGTCCAAACGCTTGGCTTATACCCTATAAGCTTAAATTGAAGTGGCATATTTCCAGTCTGAATAAAGAAGTTAACTCCTTTAGTATAACTCTCAACGATATGCTGACTTTCTTTTGGGAGAGAAAGATAAGCTAATTGGGCAGCACGATAAAAACCTAAAGTTCGCAAAGTTTTATCTTGCATAATTGTGACTTCACCAAACATTTCACTGAGCGATCCTCGAGCCAAGTGTCTTTGTATTTCCATCTGCCACATGCGATCCTGAGCATGTGTATATCCAAGGGCAAAAAAAGCATCGCTATCATTTTCCGCTTCAATATGCGGAACGCCATATTGGTCTCGATGCACGATGACTTTGTCTAATAAACCATTTATTTTTAAATTTCCTTTAAGAGTATTTTGGGTACCTCTATAGATAAAATAAATGAATATAGACAGGGCAGATATTAACAGTAAAATTGATATGCCTATATATTTAATTGCTTTTTTCATTGTTATCAACTTTTTCAATATGTTTTCTTACGCTCAAAGGTCTCATATCAACCCAAACATTTTTAATATATTCAAGACACTCATTCTGAGTCCCAGTAAATCCTGCGTCAACCCATCCTTTTGGGTTATCTCTTGAAAAATCCCAAAGAGAATACTGCTCCTCATGATTCATAACGACTTTATAATTATCGAATAAATTTTTAATGCTTTTATCTTGCATTTTATTTCCTTTTTAATTTTGATTAAATAAACAAAATTAGCTATTTTAAATATTATTTAATCAGTTGATTAAGTTGTTTCGGAATTATATTATTATTATTTTAAAAATTCAACTTAAATTTTAAATTTTAAGCAAAAAAATCCTTTTTATTTAATTCTAACTCGGTTAGATTTCATTTCCACACAAGATAAAGGTGATTAAAGTGAAATTAATAAAAATGGATGGACTGATACAGCTTATAT is a genomic window containing:
- a CDS encoding penicillin acylase family protein is translated as MKKAIKYIGISILLLISALSIFIYFIYRGTQNTLKGNLKINGLLDKVIVHRDQYGVPHIEAENDSDAFFALGYTHAQDRMWQMEIQRHLARGSLSEMFGEVTIMQDKTLRTLGFYRAAQLAYLSLPKESQHIVESYTKGVNFFIQTGNMPLQFKLIGYKPSVWTNVDSISFQKMMAWDLNETWRDKILNHIIASLYGREKMSIFSPEYPDSAPLVLQDSEINLTKKMTQNYLEKENYFGKFRKQDIYPNKEFNKASPPGKGSNNWVVSGKLTNTNKPILANDPHLSIASPLLWYLADIKTKNFHSIGATLPGLPGVIIGHNQFIAWGVTNGCIDAQDLYIESDDKDITTINEVIKVKNSNDVIFPIEISPHGPIISDITEARRVGKKVALKWTGFLEKDTTLHSFILLNYTKNWDSFKNALSYFVVPAQNYVYADNNGNIGYYLAGKIPIRDQWSGLYPIESKKEFEWKSFIPFEEMPHTMNPSKGFVVSANNKVVSNNYPYSLTPHCKTAPYRASRIIDLLQRKEKLTLIDIQKIQNDTVSYLWNDFKTILLKTIPASNKEKDVLKILKDWNGNMNINSQEATLFAYWFRELAEMVPKELKVFSQWPEPLFIKNQLLSDGKYCRINNARNCKEFLSNTLTKTLNAIVKNIGEKPKNWNWGYTHKAVFNELGFSENKYLNWFWHRSISSPGDGFTVNVGSYEFDNLSQIAGPGYRQIVDFNNLEDSIYIQALGQSGNIFSKNYDNLMPLWRDGKYIPMSSEKNRWGKYETLILEPI
- a CDS encoding MbtH family protein — encoded protein: MQDKSIKNLFDNYKVVMNHEEQYSLWDFSRDNPKGWVDAGFTGTQNECLEYIKNVWVDMRPLSVRKHIEKVDNNEKSN